tgaaaCAAAGCACcgcatttttatttgaaatgattttattcaaacaatgaaAACCACAGCAGTTCATgagaataatataatatttacaacgaaaatattttctgaatcATTCTTATGTCCATTTAAATATCCAAAATAGACATGAATACATACATCACAAAATATAgagtattaaataattttgtatatttatatgatacaagttttaaagggactagacaccagatgataccattgcaagaaaaaaaatagtcaaCAACTCAAAAAATCGATATCGTTGcttacaacgcattgaatcttacttattgaatgtacagtcgaaccccgttggctcgaatatacatcgagcctcgaaaaattcgagccaagctgGATTGTTAACCTTCAATATAAAGAAACCGGTCCCAagcatctagttcgagccaacgaggaattcgagccaagcgggttcgagccaacgatgaattcgagccaagcggattcgagccatcggggttcgactgtatctCATCGCTTACGACGCACAtgtatttttcgcagtttttgcgtgttttttccaattcgaaaatTACTAGGTTCATccaagtaaattaaaaaatagcgtcggtacatttatctgtactaatcacgtgaatttcacatgctaaatatgcacactttaaactgggaaaccaatatatatatatatgctcaaattgacaattatatgcttgttttgagtgtatttgccgattttgggacgaTCTGGTGTCTATAAGGAAGTCCAATTAATATATGCATGTGACAAAATACGTACATGTaggcaaataaaaataaacaatcaaggTGAAGGTGAACATGTtcttataaatgttattaagaATTGACATTTAGTAAGCTTGGTCTTATTTTAAGAGCTCTTTAACAAAGATACATATTAATAAAGTTCCTTTCTGTTAgttgaatttaataaataatatttatttaaacatttctttctataatcaaatatatcagtattgAGAATTTCATCAAAGACGTGGCTAAAACCAAACTCATCTTAGACtaacatattttcaacattatacACTCAATTCATCCCTGATAATCATTAATCATAcatcaatcaaaacaaaagttcAACTTTACAACTACTtgatcattattatatatatgcacattcTTCCAGTTAGTTGCAGAAAAACAGCAACACATACAACAATGAATTCCTCACCACTTGGCCGTGTCTGAACAATATGTCATTCAGTTATACACACTTTTTTCTCGTGTTTTAAGGCACACAAACTAggttttattttggttttacgaactgtttatttgttgtgaaagtttcaaaacaaaatgagataACCAGTTTTATCGTTTGTTTTTCGAAATCCAAAACTGGTTTTTGAGACTATCGAAACAACCTCCGGATGCGGTTTCGTCGGATCGTTATATCCGAAAACAAGCCcttgaaaaaacaaaatggcgaaCAGTGATACAACACATGTGTTCAAACACTATTTAGTTTGAACAGGCAAATCTGCGGtctcattgttttaaatttaaagatgcactctgtgactcttactcccatataagaCTTACCaaaatttattcaattgttttaatataccaaaaaggataaataaatgtcgaaaacaatggttcttatgaaggataccgtgttcaatttgaaagaaaggtgcagagaCACGATATTAAAACCTTATGAGACgttagtagatcacagtaaatcatttagcattcaccaatcatttaatatttgtgcgttttcagctattaaatacactgttacaatcttgttatcagtaattaatattttccatagatgcattatttagtaagtagttaaaggttgattactcaaattttatgttttttatacatgtttacgtattgattttgaataaaagtgtcacttttaaaataatggctacatgcaggGGCTCCATCATGTTGTTGAAGACCGTGCATTTGTTACTTCCAGCAAAACTTTCGAAACAGGttaaaaccaaaactgaaactgcatggtttggtatcaacaaaaaacgcccttaaataaaaatagtatcTCCCTTTAATGCTTGCAAACCTTTACTGAATTGTCAAAAATCACCTTAAGCGtattatttagttaaacaatataatgtatATCCTATCTTTTGGGATTATAGAAgtgttttgtaaatacatatacTCCATATTTTTTATCGAAACAAAATGAaggttgaaaaaaataatatgatgacttgaatacttttaataaaaatcatcattGAGTCCTATGGACACCCAGGAAGCGCATTCatcaaaaagtgttttaaagttTCATTACTTGAATCACAGTTTCCAATTAAAAAGTTAATACTGGCGACATTCCAGGACTGCAAATGGGACAGGGCACATGAACATTCGATATGATTGTCCCGGAGGTTCAGCGTATTTAGTGAGCGCAAAGCGGTGATGGAACTAGATATCGTACGGAGAAGGTTACTGTTAAGCTGTAAGTAGTACAATTTAGGATTATTTTTGAAAGCATGCGAGGAAATGAATtctaaactatttttatataagaAGAGATGGGTTAAGCCTGTAAGGGTTTGTAAATCTGTATCATAAATAGCATCAATGTGGTTATGTTCCATCCGAAGTTGTGTTACGTGTTGTAGCTTGTTGACAGCATCAGGTATTCTACTGAAATTATTGGAACTTAGATACAGAATTTGCAACCGATTGTTGGCTGGTATGGAATCACCATTGATAAGGCGAAGTTTATTATAACGCAGATCCAAGAATGCGATTTCGggaaaattgtgaaaaacaTCTGGGAAGTTCTTTAGATCATTTCCACCTAGAGAAAGTGCTGTAACAGAATTAAGACTCTTGTTGCACGGTTCAATAAACGTTGAATTTAAATTCAGGTAATGATTATTGCTAAACGCTAAACTGTTTAAGTTCTGAAGATGACAAATAGTAATAGGCATCCTCTCCAAGTGAGAATATGATATTGTTAATGATTGCAAAGTTGACTCCATGCCATGGAACGCGTCTGTGCTCAGTCTAGAAAATGGTATGCGTTTTATGGTCAAAGTATCAATTGCTCTTAGAAAACGAAACTCATGAGGCCAGGTGGTGAAATGAGATAAATCGGCAAAGAGTGTCTGAAGAGTACTCCCGATTACACTAATGACTCCAGAATCTAAAGTTGTCAAAGGATTTTGATCAATGTCTAGGTAAGTCAAGTTAACAAGCTGTTTTAGCGCTTGtggtaaaactgaaaaactattTCCAGCCATATCTAGATAAACGATGTTTGCGCCAATACAATTAAAAGCATTGCTGGACATGCTATTCATGTGGGTTGAATACACTTTCATGCCTACCGTTATAAATTTTGACAACGTTAtgttacaaaatgcatttgatcCTATCGTGGTGATGTTGTTTTCTTGTAAATTGAAATAGATATTGGAGTTCGAACTGATGTTACTGTGCCTGAATTGTGGAATTGTTTGTAGATTTCTGCCCTGGCAATTAATGTTACTACCGGAACAAGTACATGGAGCCGGAGCTATACAGTCGCCGTTCAGAACAAACGAACTGGGCAGACTTGGAAGCATTAGCACCAGAATCTGAAAAAGATAGAGGGTATTTGttggtttcagtgtaagatcgtattttatttcacaagtatcgtagtaaaacatattttcacgagtggttGTTTTTCTATTACCTTATTAACGGTAAGTTTATTATTTTCgaataaatctttatttaaacatatgctttaaaattattcaaaatgacaAAAGGAACATGTTTCAAGTTTACAGATACTGgtatataaataacacaatgtaatctacaataaaataaaataaaatcataaaatataatatt
The DNA window shown above is from Mya arenaria isolate MELC-2E11 chromosome 6, ASM2691426v1 and carries:
- the LOC128236570 gene encoding leucine-rich repeats and immunoglobulin-like domains protein 1 isoform X1 yields the protein MSLLHNFTRVILVLMLPSLPSSFVLNGDCIAPAPCTCSGSNINCQGRNLQTIPQFRHSNISSNSNIYFNLQENNITTIGSNAFCNITLSKFITVGMKVYSTHMNSMSSNAFNCIGANIVYLDMAGNSFSVLPQALKQLVNLTYLDIDQNPLTTLDSGVISVIGSTLQTLFADLSHFTTWPHEFRFLRAIDTLTIKRIPFSRLSTDAFHGMESTLQSLTISYSHLERMPITICHLQNLNSLAFSNNHYLNLNSTFIEPCNKSLNSVTALSLGGNDLKNFPDVFHNFPEIAFLDLRYNKLRLINGDSIPANNRLQILYLSSNNFSRIPDAVNKLQHVTQLRMEHNHIDAIYDTDLQTLTGLTHLFLYKNSLEFISSHAFKNNPKLYYLQLNSNLLRTISSSITALRSLNTLNLRDNHIECSCALSHLQSWNVASINFLIGNCDSSNETLKHFLMNALPGCP
- the LOC128236570 gene encoding leucine-rich repeats and immunoglobulin-like domains protein 1 isoform X2, which gives rise to MLPSLPSSFVLNGDCIAPAPCTCSGSNINCQGRNLQTIPQFRHSNISSNSNIYFNLQENNITTIGSNAFCNITLSKFITVGMKVYSTHMNSMSSNAFNCIGANIVYLDMAGNSFSVLPQALKQLVNLTYLDIDQNPLTTLDSGVISVIGSTLQTLFADLSHFTTWPHEFRFLRAIDTLTIKRIPFSRLSTDAFHGMESTLQSLTISYSHLERMPITICHLQNLNSLAFSNNHYLNLNSTFIEPCNKSLNSVTALSLGGNDLKNFPDVFHNFPEIAFLDLRYNKLRLINGDSIPANNRLQILYLSSNNFSRIPDAVNKLQHVTQLRMEHNHIDAIYDTDLQTLTGLTHLFLYKNSLEFISSHAFKNNPKLYYLQLNSNLLRTISSSITALRSLNTLNLRDNHIECSCALSHLQSWNVASINFLIGNCDSSNETLKHFLMNALPGCP